Proteins from one Kazachstania africana CBS 2517 chromosome 1, complete genome genomic window:
- the IME2 gene encoding protein kinase IME2 (similar to Saccharomyces cerevisiae IME2 (YJL106W); ancestral locus Anc_1.255), with amino-acid sequence MKDFKNSSKPVTPPDLNNPPSNIPLRSISDRYNVIEEIGTGSFGCVTLAKSKFDMNSLDQFMNCHNLLNNSTFKNNYMTKSQNLVAIKTMMTRLSTLHDYTRVREVKFILSVSANKHLIQIFEMFIDNTNFHLHIIMECMEQNLYQMMRHRRRRFFSIPSLKSILAQILAGIIHIHNEGFFHRDLKPENILVSPSSRYFDKDWLSKGYYHDNYVVKLADFGLARNINNPNPYTEYVSTRWYRSPEILLRNGYYSKPLDIWAFGCVALEVTIFKPLFPGSNEIDQIWKILQVLGTPHKVIENTKTHYSPHGGFWEQSKKLANNLNLKFPYIEGVSINSFISSNQLNDLIQVIENCLKWDPENRATAVQLSKMDFFKATVVQQEQEENSLSNTEQAMLFAGINTDRNNNNNNSNNNINNNNHTKPHEILFNDKNIFRNTSVNTDSEKLTLNEFLTIEKDEDIVEELETDSSYSDDIEKSLSFYQLPKDLPILPDNLTTTTNHDSLTNIKNLSNEIEILTKDNNSEMFADCIFKPTTTTIFEEPCEVQQGQFINIIGNEQGHHHDSGDDEEEEEEDDVMTNTCNYMHYSGNFMEDTIPRNFKDDDTTTQQLKNKIESNQFFSNITF; translated from the coding sequence AtgaaagattttaaaaattcttcaaaaccAGTCACTCCACCAGATCTGAATAACCCCCCATCAAATATACCTTTAAGATCAATTTCAGATAGGTACAAtgtcattgaagaaattggtACGGGTTCATTCGGTTGTGTCACTCTggcaaaatcaaaatttgatatgaATTCCTTGGATCAATTCATGAATTGTCATAActtattgaataattcaacATTTAAAAATAACTATATGACAAAATCACAGAATTTAGTCGCAATAAAGACAATGATGACAAGATTATCAACTTTACATGACTATACAAGAGTTAGAGAAgttaaatttattttatctGTTTCAGCAAATAAACATTtaattcaaatctttgaaatgtTTATTGATAATACGAATTTTCATCTACATATTATAATGGAATGTATGGAACAAaatctttatcaaatgatgagacatagaagaagaagatttttttcaattccatcattaaaatcaatCTTAGCACAAATTTTAGCTGGTATCATCCACATTCATAATGAAGGGTTCTTCCATAGGGATTTAAAACCGGAAAATATACTTGTATCACCAAGCTcaagatattttgataaagacTGGCTTTCGAAAGGTTATTATCATGATAATTACGTTGTTAAATTGGCAGATTTTGGACTGGcaagaaatataaataatcCAAATCCGTATACTGAATACGTATCAACTCGTTGGTATAGATCtccagaaattttattaagAAACGGTTATTATTCGAAACCATTGGATATTTGGGCATTTGGTTGTGTTGCACTAGAGGTAACAATATTTAAACCTTTATTCCCAGGCtctaatgaaattgatcaaatttggaaaattttacaGGTACTGGGTACACCACATAAAGTAATTGAGAATACAAAGACCCATTATTCACCGCATGGTGGATTTTGGGAACAATCTAAAAAATTGGCtaacaatttgaatctaAAATTTCCTTACATTGAAGGTGTCTCCATAAATTCATTCATATCAAGTAAccaattgaatgatttaattcaagtcattgaaaattgtcTTAAATGGGATCCAGAAAATAGAGCCACTGCAGTACAATTATCTAAGatggattttttcaaagctaCTGTGGTACAGCaggaacaagaagaaaattcaCTATCAAATACCGAACAAGCAATGCTTTTTGCAGGTATTAATACTGatagaaataataataataataatagtaataataacattaacaataataatcatACAAAGCCACACGAAATACTGTTTAATGATAAGAATATCTTCAGAAACACTAGCGTTAACACAGATTCAGAAAAATTAACTCTTAATGAATTTCTtaccattgaaaaggatGAAGATATAGTGGAAGAGTTAGAAACTGATTCTTCATACAGTGATGATATCGAAAAGAGTCTATCATTTTATCAATTACCAAAAGATTTGCCAATTTTACCGGATAATTTAACGACTACAACGAATCACGATAGTTTaacaaatataaagaatctttcaaaCGAAATTGAAATCCTTACAAAGGATAATAATTCAGAAATGTTTGCAGATTGTATCTTTAAACCAACAACGACCacaatatttgaagaaccaTGTGAAGTACAACAGGGacaatttattaatataaTAGGTAACGAACAAGGACATCATCATGATAGtggtgatgatgaagaagaagaggaagaagacgaCGTAATGACAAATACTTGCAATTACATGCACTATTCTGGTAATTTCATGGAAGATACAAtaccaagaaattttaaagatgatgatacgACCACTCaacaattaaaaaataaaattgaatcaaatcaatttttcagtaaTATTACTTTTTAG
- the KAFR0A01330 gene encoding uncharacterized protein, with amino-acid sequence MNLHYSLSLSLSLLSLYYSLSLSLSLSLSIQQLHDSPYLSCSCFSSLLSTKTIKSVMIVIIDLSLSLLSLFVSSIFCLSVYYISPPFFFVPILLFFLFLLLLLLIFRTSAAKSSIILLDLMTLCYSTLHRQWRASSDIPVWFPNHYCGHFTLNYKRSHKTLSWPIGFLSFSTFYYFIILFFLSLEVNSVISSNDG; translated from the coding sequence ATGAATCTCCACTactctctctctctctctctctctctaCTCTCTCTCTACTactctctctctctctctctctctctctctctctctatTCAACAGCTCCACGATTCTCCATATCTCTCTTGTTCTTGCTTTTCTTCGCTGTTGAGCAcaaaaacaattaaaaGTGTCATGATCGTAATAATAGATCTGTCTCTGTCCCTTTTGTCTCTCTTTGTCTCTTCTATCTTTTGTCTCTCAGTTTATTACATATCTCCAccgtttttttttgtcccCATCCTATTGTTCTTTCTCTTCctattattgttattactaATATTCAGAACTTCGGCGGCTAAAAGCTCCATCATTCTCTTGGATCTCATGACATTGTGCTATTCTACTCTTCATAGGCAGTGGAGGGCTTCATCCGATATTCCCGTATGGTTCCCCAATCATTACTGTGGTCACTTCACCTTGAACTATAAAAGGAGCCACAAAACTCTTTCATGGCCCATCGGATTTTTGTCTTTCTCCACTTTCTACtattttattattcttttttttttatctctGGAAGTGAATTCTGTCATATCAAGTAATGACGGGTAA